A single window of Granulicella sibirica DNA harbors:
- a CDS encoding aldehyde dehydrogenase (NADP(+)), with the protein MAVDTLGLAGLSLVGDGVAAGGAKAFRAVSPATGAELETEFFSSSADQIELAATLAEAAFPAYAAISGKERAAFLRRIADELNSVGPALVDRAHLETGLPLARLNGELGRTMGQLKLFADVLDEGSWANLRIDEAMPERKPLPRADLRSMLRPIGPVAVFGASNFPLAFSVAGGDTASALAAGNPVIVKAHPAHPGTSEIAGRAIRKAVLESGLPVGVFSLLFDSGIEVGVALVKHPVVKAVAFTGSAAGGQALMKLAADRPEPIPCYAEMGSTNPLFILAGAMRERGIALAQGLQGSFTLGSGQFCTKPGIVFVPEAESGEFLQTLKTGVGALGSAGMLTHGIAAKYGKAIRERVAKGKAELIAGNPGAAETETAAGAPAVFGIGLGEFLEHPELGEEVFGPTTLLVHYGAEGSLVEAAKGMHGHLTATIHGTDDDLMKAGALIRVLETKVGRILFNGFPTGVEVSHAMVHGGPYPATSDGRSTSVGTQAIFRFVRPICYQDFVDAALPDELKRGNPLGVMRLVNGSLTREAQG; encoded by the coding sequence ATGGCCGTGGACACGTTGGGATTGGCTGGCTTGTCGCTGGTGGGGGACGGGGTCGCCGCAGGAGGCGCGAAGGCGTTTCGGGCGGTTAGCCCGGCTACGGGCGCGGAGCTGGAGACGGAGTTCTTTTCTTCCTCGGCTGACCAGATCGAGCTTGCCGCAACGCTTGCCGAGGCTGCTTTTCCTGCGTATGCGGCGATCAGCGGGAAGGAACGCGCCGCGTTTCTGCGGCGGATCGCGGATGAGTTGAATAGCGTTGGGCCCGCACTCGTGGATCGGGCTCACCTTGAGACGGGACTGCCTCTGGCGCGGCTGAATGGTGAGCTTGGACGGACGATGGGGCAGCTCAAGCTGTTTGCCGATGTGCTGGACGAGGGGTCGTGGGCGAACCTGCGGATCGATGAGGCGATGCCGGAGCGGAAGCCTTTGCCGCGGGCGGATCTGCGGTCGATGTTGCGGCCGATCGGGCCTGTTGCGGTGTTTGGGGCGAGCAACTTTCCGCTGGCGTTCTCGGTTGCGGGTGGAGATACGGCTTCGGCGCTGGCGGCGGGGAATCCGGTGATTGTAAAGGCACACCCGGCGCATCCGGGGACGAGCGAGATAGCGGGACGGGCGATTCGCAAGGCTGTGCTCGAGAGCGGCCTGCCGGTTGGGGTGTTCTCGCTGCTGTTCGACTCTGGGATCGAGGTTGGGGTCGCGCTGGTGAAGCATCCGGTGGTGAAGGCCGTTGCCTTTACCGGGTCGGCGGCTGGAGGGCAGGCGCTGATGAAGCTTGCGGCGGATCGGCCTGAGCCGATTCCATGCTACGCCGAGATGGGCAGTACGAACCCGCTCTTCATCCTGGCGGGCGCGATGCGAGAACGTGGGATCGCCCTTGCGCAGGGATTGCAAGGGTCCTTCACGCTTGGGTCGGGGCAGTTCTGTACCAAGCCCGGGATCGTGTTTGTACCTGAGGCCGAGAGCGGTGAGTTCCTGCAAACTCTGAAGACGGGTGTGGGTGCGCTTGGGAGTGCCGGCATGCTGACGCATGGGATTGCGGCGAAGTACGGGAAGGCAATCCGGGAGAGAGTGGCGAAGGGGAAGGCGGAGTTGATCGCTGGGAATCCGGGTGCGGCGGAGACCGAGACAGCGGCGGGTGCTCCGGCTGTGTTTGGGATCGGATTAGGGGAGTTTCTGGAGCACCCGGAGCTTGGCGAAGAGGTGTTCGGACCCACTACGCTTCTGGTTCATTACGGGGCCGAGGGGAGCCTGGTAGAGGCTGCCAAGGGGATGCATGGGCATCTGACGGCTACGATCCATGGGACTGACGATGACCTTATGAAGGCTGGAGCACTGATTCGGGTGCTCGAGACGAAGGTCGGCAGGATCCTGTTTAACGGCTTTCCGACTGGTGTCGAGGTAAGCCATGCGATGGTGCATGGCGGCCCGTACCCGGCGACGTCGGATGGGCGATCGACTTCGGTGGGTACCCAGGCAATCTTCCGGTTTGTGCGGCCAATCTGCTATCAGGACTTCGTGGATGCGGCGCTGCCGGATGAGTTGAAGCGGGGAAATCCGCTTGGAGTGATGCGGCTGGTGAATGGGAGTTTGACGCGCGAAGCACAAGGCTAG
- a CDS encoding acyltransferase family protein, whose protein sequence is MPGLSSSSADSAGSDRLSKPSIPRFYRPELDALRAFAFILVFNHHILGAPIDSTFRISSVIQESGAAGVCIFFMLSSFLITELLLREKERTGTIHIKNFYIRRVLRIQPLYLLAVGIAFFLPHVLHTGTFIGNQLAPYLLLCGNWATAAHGWARNPGLEPLWSISVEEQFYLIWPALALYRGKKGMIYASLFVLPVAWAVDYLLPMSGVAKSPALWVNSVSQFQFFVIGALLAIYLHHRSYRLATGLRIVAFISGMMLLAFAAFPLNFIDVKIPSTPMQVLLGYLCLDAGCLLIFFSVLGAEVPLIARPLIYLGKISYGLYIFHMLVRSVVGEAIGRVTHSVGHHQLLPFYLLTAAGSIVIAAASYRFYEKPFLRLKDRFTFVPSRAA, encoded by the coding sequence ATGCCTGGCTTGTCGTCCTCTTCGGCTGACTCTGCTGGAAGCGATCGATTGTCGAAGCCTTCGATTCCGCGGTTCTACAGGCCAGAACTCGATGCCCTCCGTGCCTTCGCCTTCATCCTCGTTTTCAATCACCACATTCTCGGCGCCCCGATAGACAGCACCTTCAGAATCAGTTCCGTGATTCAAGAATCGGGAGCAGCAGGAGTGTGTATCTTCTTCATGCTTAGCTCCTTCCTCATCACGGAGTTACTGCTGCGGGAAAAGGAACGAACCGGAACTATCCACATCAAGAACTTTTATATAAGAAGAGTTCTCCGGATTCAGCCTCTCTATCTGCTAGCGGTGGGCATCGCCTTCTTCTTGCCTCACGTCTTGCACACCGGGACCTTCATCGGAAATCAGCTAGCACCCTATCTGCTCTTGTGCGGAAACTGGGCTACCGCAGCCCATGGATGGGCTCGTAATCCGGGCCTGGAGCCGCTTTGGAGCATATCCGTTGAGGAGCAGTTTTACCTGATCTGGCCAGCCCTAGCTTTGTACCGAGGGAAGAAGGGCATGATTTACGCATCCCTCTTCGTGCTCCCTGTGGCCTGGGCTGTCGATTACCTTCTGCCCATGTCTGGTGTAGCCAAGTCGCCGGCTCTTTGGGTAAACAGCGTAAGCCAATTTCAATTCTTTGTTATCGGTGCTCTCCTTGCGATTTACCTCCATCATCGTTCCTATCGGCTTGCGACCGGATTGCGAATCGTGGCCTTTATTTCGGGAATGATGCTCCTTGCATTTGCGGCCTTCCCACTCAATTTCATCGATGTGAAGATTCCTAGCACCCCAATGCAAGTTCTCCTCGGATACCTTTGTCTCGATGCGGGCTGCCTGCTGATCTTCTTTTCCGTCCTGGGCGCGGAGGTTCCGCTGATCGCGCGGCCCCTGATTTATCTCGGCAAGATCTCTTATGGCCTCTACATCTTTCATATGCTGGTGCGGTCAGTTGTGGGTGAGGCGATCGGCAGAGTCACCCATTCTGTCGGTCACCATCAACTTCTACCCTTCTATCTGCTGACTGCCGCCGGTTCGATCGTGATCGCCGCTGCATCCTATCGCTTCTACGAAAAACCTTTTCTACGGCTCAAGGACCGGTTCACCTTCGTTCCATCCCGGGCCGCGTGA
- a CDS encoding O-antigen ligase family protein yields the protein MRETAVVLPTKTIGRKDSSLSERPSEKNGWLALAAFLGITALLLIAIRGRVVEVAFTPLAIVVGVYLLFRYERIYLVHTVILLCCTPFVHRVADNGGTIVEHSPMLAAPILVTFLSVLRIGKFRLLDPQNLVYVLALLGVLYGAFVGFLRNGVAAAAVPLLGWLCPLMIGMFCYLQEDSQQSLARMFNRAVMVVGGIVAVYGVLQFFAPFAWDTYWLAQLQAQGQAISMGTPEALHIRVFSTCNNSQAAGSLLGYDILVTCVLRFRWKLVAIVSPILALALTSVRSAWVACACAGVVLFIRAGTKAKIQTVFVLGILLVLGVAAASTPAGSTIADRLTSFGSVKNDTSYREREIGRKAIAKVIGNEPFGLGIGYVTSFEKTASFAITDQGVVTMPMELGYLGVTLYGIAIAMLLFGPLWKGIRSNGEILMLALGMLYIIFLFANTNPLNTALGVFFWVPASLMLKFFTTQATSTNKRLQKAYAPI from the coding sequence ATGAGAGAAACAGCTGTCGTACTGCCAACGAAGACTATAGGCAGGAAGGATTCAAGCCTTAGCGAACGCCCCTCCGAGAAAAATGGGTGGCTTGCTCTTGCGGCATTTTTGGGGATCACGGCTCTCCTATTGATCGCTATAAGGGGCCGCGTGGTAGAAGTCGCATTCACGCCGCTGGCTATCGTCGTCGGAGTGTATCTTCTCTTTCGCTACGAGAGGATCTATCTGGTTCATACTGTGATCTTGCTTTGCTGCACCCCCTTTGTTCATCGGGTCGCAGACAATGGCGGGACGATCGTAGAACACAGTCCGATGCTCGCTGCACCCATCTTGGTGACCTTCCTGAGCGTATTGCGAATCGGTAAGTTTCGACTACTGGATCCCCAGAATCTGGTGTATGTTCTAGCCCTGTTAGGAGTTCTCTACGGGGCGTTTGTCGGCTTCTTGAGAAACGGAGTCGCTGCGGCGGCCGTTCCTTTGCTTGGCTGGTTATGTCCTCTCATGATCGGCATGTTTTGCTATCTTCAGGAGGATTCGCAGCAAAGTCTGGCGAGGATGTTCAATAGGGCGGTCATGGTGGTCGGCGGAATCGTCGCGGTCTATGGCGTCTTGCAGTTCTTTGCTCCCTTCGCCTGGGACACCTACTGGTTGGCTCAGCTGCAAGCGCAAGGCCAGGCTATTTCAATGGGAACTCCAGAGGCGCTCCATATCCGAGTTTTCTCAACATGCAATAACTCTCAAGCTGCCGGGTCGCTTTTGGGTTACGACATCTTGGTTACATGTGTCCTTCGATTTCGTTGGAAGCTGGTTGCTATCGTGTCGCCAATACTGGCCTTGGCGCTAACCTCTGTGCGTTCTGCCTGGGTAGCGTGTGCATGTGCAGGCGTGGTGCTGTTTATTCGCGCCGGCACGAAAGCAAAGATCCAGACAGTTTTTGTTCTAGGGATTCTACTTGTGTTGGGGGTCGCGGCGGCGAGTACACCCGCTGGAAGCACGATCGCCGACCGGCTTACATCATTTGGCTCCGTCAAGAATGACACCTCTTACCGCGAACGAGAGATCGGTCGGAAAGCTATCGCAAAGGTCATTGGGAACGAGCCGTTTGGCCTGGGAATTGGGTATGTGACGTCGTTTGAGAAGACGGCTAGTTTCGCCATCACCGATCAAGGTGTCGTGACAATGCCAATGGAGCTTGGGTACCTTGGAGTGACTCTCTACGGCATTGCGATCGCAATGCTTCTTTTCGGTCCGCTATGGAAGGGGATTCGCTCGAATGGGGAGATTCTGATGTTGGCCTTAGGCATGCTCTACATCATCTTTTTATTTGCAAATACAAATCCCCTCAACACTGCTTTGGGAGTTTTCTTCTGGGTGCCAGCAAGTCTGATGCTCAAGTTCTTCACGACCCAGGCAACTAGTACTAACAAGAGATTGCAAAAGGCTTATGCGCCTATCTAG
- a CDS encoding right-handed parallel beta-helix repeat-containing protein: MIDSADVLVGKWTPVAGTTYQLRLLAGQQFPLKLYVDPNPANGLQQQLLPVPNYVGVCSPGTTYNFLDMWEAPSSNADLSLLAGPAPVRGCSDPAYRKITPAKNGEARQSFAPGNTGLQNVEEGASAFIPGTRGFGYPTYPGVWYVSGSPTAGYTVYLNLADGSNPNSHVIEATHRIYGVFIEGTNYVTVQDLTVAHSFESCAQDIPYSDTDPVGSYITFQRLRVFNCTSLGNDYLTQQNTNLGLAHTRGGISVHASGAKNPPNLKSPAVLSSFVGTLDSYFASDNTYLAGINLNGIDGGKENSCLACGNFVNTSTAPGIVYNTSLNFNAGSLPQNVGGRIANNELTNNQLGIGFTAISGGLLDHNYIHDSYGEGIQIGGYSSSTDGGPGGPVPGSQVISNNLIVNLGRSASRSLYNGIDCNTNSTLFSGFYEMHNTIVNTWGAGATFEGNGRNGCTAPHFWRNVIDQNYPAFGNQAALPNWNPSMRSLNGGNLLYIVSGNHAGYDFHDNFYRGAPTQKVITRASAGSFNCEDWITNGPDRNSTCDGTDPMFLNPAANDFRIQTKSPLRSNQRNPRDIGAIPYQSPELPLDKNLIVGPIK, translated from the coding sequence GTGATTGATTCCGCAGACGTCCTGGTGGGAAAGTGGACACCTGTAGCGGGGACGACCTACCAATTGCGGCTACTCGCAGGACAACAATTTCCGTTGAAGCTTTACGTGGACCCAAACCCCGCGAACGGGCTTCAACAGCAACTTCTTCCTGTTCCGAATTACGTCGGAGTGTGTTCACCTGGCACGACATACAACTTTCTGGACATGTGGGAAGCGCCATCCAGCAACGCCGACCTCTCCCTCTTAGCCGGCCCTGCGCCGGTTAGGGGTTGCTCCGATCCTGCCTACAGAAAGATCACCCCAGCCAAGAACGGCGAAGCACGACAGTCCTTCGCTCCAGGGAACACAGGTCTTCAGAATGTGGAGGAAGGGGCCTCCGCGTTCATTCCTGGCACGCGGGGATTTGGCTATCCTACGTACCCAGGTGTCTGGTACGTCTCTGGCTCACCTACGGCTGGCTACACGGTCTATCTCAACCTCGCCGACGGGTCTAATCCAAATAGTCATGTTATCGAAGCAACCCACAGGATTTATGGTGTTTTCATTGAGGGCACTAACTACGTCACAGTACAAGATCTAACCGTTGCTCACAGCTTCGAAAGCTGTGCGCAAGACATTCCCTACTCTGACACCGATCCTGTCGGTAGCTACATCACGTTCCAGCGTCTCCGAGTCTTCAACTGCACGAGCCTCGGAAATGACTACCTGACCCAGCAAAATACCAATCTCGGTCTGGCACACACCCGAGGTGGAATTTCCGTGCATGCTAGTGGTGCGAAAAACCCGCCAAATCTCAAGTCTCCTGCCGTGCTCAGTAGCTTCGTGGGAACTCTTGATAGCTACTTTGCATCAGATAACACCTATCTCGCGGGGATCAATCTCAACGGGATTGACGGCGGGAAGGAGAACAGCTGCCTGGCGTGCGGAAACTTTGTGAATACTTCAACTGCTCCGGGCATCGTGTACAACACCAGCCTCAATTTCAATGCGGGCAGTCTCCCGCAAAATGTGGGCGGTCGAATCGCAAACAATGAGCTAACAAACAATCAACTCGGTATCGGCTTCACTGCGATCTCTGGAGGACTACTCGACCATAACTACATCCACGACAGCTATGGCGAGGGCATTCAGATCGGAGGCTATTCCTCAAGCACGGATGGAGGCCCAGGAGGGCCAGTACCCGGGTCTCAGGTCATCTCAAATAATCTGATAGTCAATCTTGGACGAAGTGCATCGAGGAGCCTCTACAACGGAATCGATTGCAATACCAACTCAACGCTGTTCTCCGGCTTCTATGAGATGCATAACACCATCGTTAACACCTGGGGCGCAGGCGCCACCTTCGAGGGAAACGGAAGGAACGGTTGCACAGCACCCCACTTCTGGCGAAATGTCATCGATCAAAACTACCCTGCCTTCGGCAACCAAGCCGCGCTTCCGAACTGGAATCCGAGTATGCGGTCGTTGAATGGCGGAAATCTTCTCTATATTGTCAGCGGGAACCATGCCGGTTATGACTTCCACGACAATTTCTACCGAGGCGCTCCTACTCAAAAGGTGATCACTCGAGCCAGTGCCGGGAGCTTCAATTGTGAAGACTGGATCACCAACGGGCCCGACAGAAATTCTACCTGCGATGGTACGGATCCGATGTTCCTCAATCCTGCGGCCAATGATTTCAGGATTCAGACCAAATCACCCCTGCGGTCCAACCAGAGGAATCCGCGAGACATCGGCGCTATTCCGTACCAGAGTCCTGAGCTTCCGCTGGACAAGAATTTGATCGTAGGGCCGATAAAGTAG
- a CDS encoding sugar transferase produces the protein MRQASRKIVLFGMCGDLAVCAVSLLVTASVLHQLPLDAGALVIKSPFWQLLSVILLSLCWQLSMVATGAYQSYRLASWVEQALALAVGTGVAAFWAGVWLWTCQLSGLIPSGSVVTAFFLFWLISFSALLFTRIVARVCMRVFHRSGRNVRNVILVGSNRRAVALADGLIGDGDSGYKLLGFVDDIWHFDGAPEHYKQMLIGNSEDILELLRNMALDEVIIALPIASSYRFTQQIMNWCRQQGILVRCDASLFDYTSDGVQSIGISQRLITLHNTERNGVLVVAKRTFDFVLSTIILLGLSPVIAVIALAVRFTSPGPIIFAQERLGMGKRRFKIYKFRTMVADAEAQMKKVEHLNQSAGPTFKLKHDPRITPVGSFLRKTSLDELPQLFNVWLGDMSLVGPRPLPLRDYRGFSEDWHRRRFSVKPGITCLWQVSGRSSIGFEEWMQLDMDYIDRWSFWLDLQILAQTIPAVVKGSGAM, from the coding sequence ATGAGACAAGCCAGTCGTAAGATTGTTCTATTTGGAATGTGCGGTGATCTGGCGGTCTGCGCGGTCAGTTTGCTTGTTACGGCTTCTGTGCTCCACCAGCTCCCACTTGATGCCGGCGCGCTCGTCATCAAGAGTCCTTTCTGGCAACTCTTGAGCGTCATACTTCTCAGCCTATGCTGGCAGTTGTCCATGGTGGCAACGGGAGCCTACCAGTCTTATCGGCTGGCCAGTTGGGTAGAACAGGCCCTCGCTCTTGCGGTAGGCACGGGAGTTGCAGCATTCTGGGCCGGAGTTTGGCTCTGGACGTGTCAGTTGAGCGGACTGATTCCGTCGGGATCGGTGGTCACCGCTTTCTTCCTCTTCTGGCTCATATCGTTCTCGGCATTGCTGTTCACAAGGATCGTCGCGCGAGTCTGCATGAGGGTCTTCCACCGCAGTGGGCGCAACGTGCGCAACGTGATTCTCGTTGGCTCGAATCGTAGAGCGGTCGCCCTTGCCGACGGTTTGATCGGAGATGGCGACTCAGGATACAAGCTGCTTGGCTTTGTAGACGACATCTGGCACTTTGATGGGGCTCCCGAGCACTACAAGCAAATGCTCATAGGGAACTCGGAGGACATTCTCGAGCTCCTCCGAAACATGGCGCTGGATGAGGTCATCATCGCTCTTCCCATCGCATCGAGCTACCGGTTTACGCAACAAATTATGAACTGGTGCCGTCAGCAGGGAATTCTAGTGCGATGCGATGCAAGTCTCTTTGACTACACGTCGGATGGCGTACAGAGCATTGGGATTTCGCAGAGGCTGATCACATTGCACAATACGGAACGCAACGGTGTACTCGTTGTCGCGAAGCGCACCTTTGACTTCGTCCTCTCGACGATTATTCTTCTCGGCCTTTCCCCGGTGATCGCTGTGATTGCTCTCGCGGTACGCTTTACTTCGCCAGGGCCGATCATCTTCGCGCAAGAGCGGCTCGGGATGGGCAAACGGCGTTTCAAAATCTACAAGTTCAGAACGATGGTCGCCGATGCTGAAGCGCAGATGAAGAAGGTCGAACATCTCAATCAGTCCGCTGGACCCACCTTCAAGCTTAAGCACGATCCACGCATCACCCCGGTTGGCTCCTTCCTCAGGAAGACTAGTCTTGATGAGCTGCCCCAGCTCTTCAATGTATGGCTCGGAGATATGAGTCTTGTTGGTCCCAGGCCTCTCCCTCTCAGGGATTACCGGGGATTTTCCGAAGACTGGCATCGCAGGCGCTTCAGCGTCAAACCCGGCATAACATGTCTCTGGCAGGTCAGTGGCCGCAGTTCCATCGGGTTTGAAGAATGGATGCAGCTCGACATGGACTATATTGATCGCTGGTCGTTCTGGCTCGATCTACAAATTCTTGCTCAGACCATACCTGCTGTTGTGAAGGGGTCTGGAGCGATGTAG
- a CDS encoding glycosyltransferase: MKLKAPQPTKTMTESKNIEASGNSDSLPVLGDLSIAVFHDNFAQMGGAERVAEAIYEALPGADLLSTLSAPEILSKGLQSARITNTWMNRLPNKARLFRAYFLLYPFAVDHVDLSAYDLIISSCFGYAKGVRRRAGAVHVCYCHTPMRWVWRTEDYLSREKNGYLKSLLLSLPLKWLKRWEIGAATRPDFYIANSRVVAARLKSSFGVEAEVIPPPIDTARFSPTKKTPEPEREEYYLILSRLVPYKRFDLAIQACSQTNRRLVVIGGGPDRKRLEEMAGPSVKFLGRAPDEVVTQYVQHCEALLFPGEEDFGMTPLEVNSAGRPVIAFAAGGATETIVDGLNGVFFDEASVSSLIDAMDRFEKMAWDEAAIQRHAATYDIKVFQERITEFARNALSKRSFHP, from the coding sequence GTGAAATTAAAAGCACCGCAGCCTACAAAAACCATGACAGAGTCGAAGAATATCGAAGCTTCCGGAAATTCAGATTCCTTGCCGGTGTTGGGCGACCTGTCTATCGCTGTTTTTCATGACAATTTTGCACAGATGGGTGGAGCAGAAAGGGTAGCAGAAGCTATCTATGAAGCCCTACCCGGTGCAGATCTCCTCTCCACGTTATCGGCACCCGAGATTCTCAGCAAAGGGCTTCAGTCCGCCAGAATTACCAACACGTGGATGAATCGGCTGCCAAACAAAGCCCGGCTGTTCCGGGCCTACTTTCTTCTCTACCCCTTCGCCGTGGATCATGTCGACCTTAGCGCTTACGATCTGATCATCTCGAGCTGTTTTGGGTATGCGAAGGGGGTTCGCCGGCGAGCCGGTGCAGTCCACGTGTGTTACTGCCATACTCCGATGCGCTGGGTCTGGCGAACCGAAGACTATCTTTCCCGAGAGAAGAACGGCTATCTGAAAAGCCTCTTGCTGTCTCTCCCACTAAAGTGGCTCAAGAGGTGGGAGATCGGAGCGGCGACCCGACCGGATTTCTACATAGCCAACTCGCGGGTTGTCGCAGCGAGATTGAAGAGCAGTTTCGGGGTGGAAGCAGAGGTTATCCCGCCGCCGATTGACACAGCGCGTTTTTCACCGACCAAAAAGACGCCTGAGCCAGAACGGGAGGAGTATTACCTCATCCTTTCCAGGCTCGTTCCTTACAAACGTTTCGATCTTGCAATTCAGGCTTGCTCTCAGACAAATCGCCGACTCGTCGTCATCGGCGGAGGTCCGGATCGCAAGCGTCTTGAAGAAATGGCCGGTCCCTCAGTGAAGTTTTTGGGCAGGGCGCCGGACGAAGTAGTCACGCAATATGTTCAGCATTGCGAAGCCCTCCTTTTTCCTGGCGAAGAGGATTTTGGCATGACCCCTCTGGAAGTAAATTCCGCGGGGCGCCCTGTCATCGCCTTCGCGGCCGGTGGCGCGACTGAGACTATTGTTGACGGCCTTAACGGGGTGTTTTTCGACGAAGCTTCTGTGAGCTCTCTCATTGATGCTATGGACCGATTTGAAAAGATGGCCTGGGATGAGGCTGCGATCCAACGCCATGCGGCCACGTACGACATCAAGGTCTTTCAGGAGCGCATTACAGAGTTCGCCAGGAATGCTTTGTCCAAGCGTTCCTTTCACCCCTGA
- a CDS encoding undecaprenyl-diphosphate phosphatase, with product MPTLLQIVILALVQGLTELLPVSSSAHVILLESLMGLDPGSPSMSLLLVMLHTGTMFSVIVYFWKRWKQTYFRSSEEFGQIFLRVFIATLLTGAVGYPLKHYIETEFVFGRGKQTVEQLFGRLDLIAPALFCGGLLSCIAGLFEPIYRRQQKTFEYVQVSKELSAWQAAVIGAVQGLSLPFRGFSRSGSTISTGMLIGVKRKQAESFSFALAVVLTPPVVVYEILRLVKTTQKAALSGTPVSLSGPLVLGVLGMSLSFLSGLGALRWLEKWLEGGMWLLFGTYCLFMSGAIYFIKTNYLY from the coding sequence ATGCCAACTCTACTGCAGATCGTGATACTCGCCCTGGTGCAAGGGCTCACGGAACTATTGCCGGTTTCAAGCTCGGCACATGTCATCTTGCTCGAGAGTTTGATGGGGCTCGACCCGGGATCCCCCAGCATGTCACTGTTACTTGTGATGCTGCATACGGGAACCATGTTTTCGGTAATCGTGTACTTCTGGAAGCGTTGGAAGCAGACATACTTTCGAAGCTCAGAGGAGTTTGGACAAATCTTCTTGAGGGTCTTCATCGCAACCTTGCTTACGGGCGCCGTGGGCTATCCCCTGAAGCACTACATCGAGACCGAATTTGTCTTTGGTCGAGGCAAGCAGACCGTCGAACAGCTTTTCGGGCGTCTCGACCTGATTGCTCCCGCTCTTTTTTGCGGAGGGTTGCTGAGTTGTATCGCGGGGCTATTTGAGCCAATCTATCGCCGTCAGCAAAAGACGTTCGAATACGTTCAAGTATCGAAGGAGTTGTCCGCGTGGCAGGCAGCGGTGATTGGTGCGGTGCAGGGGTTGTCGCTCCCATTTCGAGGCTTTTCCCGATCCGGCTCCACCATTTCGACGGGAATGCTCATTGGTGTCAAACGAAAGCAGGCGGAGAGCTTCAGTTTTGCCCTTGCGGTCGTGTTGACTCCTCCGGTAGTTGTCTATGAGATTCTACGGTTGGTCAAAACAACCCAGAAAGCTGCACTTTCGGGAACGCCTGTTTCGTTATCCGGACCTCTCGTTTTGGGCGTTCTTGGAATGAGCCTGTCGTTTTTGTCAGGCCTGGGGGCGCTGAGGTGGCTTGAGAAGTGGCTTGAGGGAGGCATGTGGCTTTTGTTCGGCACCTACTGCCTTTTTATGTCGGGAGCAATTTATTTCATTAAGACAAACTACCTTTACTGA